One genomic window of Solanum dulcamara chromosome 10, daSolDulc1.2, whole genome shotgun sequence includes the following:
- the LOC129870894 gene encoding disease resistance protein At4g27190-like, with protein sequence MVILSQQPHLKNIQGEKAGGVGLTFQEDDDLLSRGDRLRTRLMDQNNRVLVILDVWKALELEKLGIPNHNHRCKVTFTTRLRSVCEAMGAQKIMKVGTLSEEEEWILFRQKVGDFVDDSSLHGTAKEVAKECKGLPLAIITVAGALNKHKTKCSWDCALEQLHGVVTIIIPEVLTEVYKPLRLSYDYLRSNEAKCLFLLCSLFEENSDIHPEELLRYGRGLRIFPEIGNLEHARNMVCYLLETFKDGFLLSQGTYKNCQNA encoded by the coding sequence ATGGTAATTCTCAGTCAACAACCACACTTGAAAAATATTCAAGGTGAGAAAGCTGGAGGAGTCGGGCTGACATTTCAAGAGGACGATGATTTGTTGAGTCGTGGAGATCGGCTGCGTACAAGGTTAATGGATCAGAATAACCGTGTCCTTGTAATCTTGGATGTTTGGAAGGCTCTTGAACTAGAGAAACTTGGAATTCCCAACCACAACCATCGGTGCAAAGTGACATTCACAACGCGTTTACGATCTGTTTGTGAAGCAATGGGAGCTCAGAAGATCATGAAAGTTGGAACGTTATCTGAAGAGGAAGAATGGATACTTTTCAGGCAGAAAGTTGGTGATTTTGTCGACGATTCTTCTCTTCATGGCACAGCAAAAGAGGTTGCCAAAGAATGCAAAGGGCTGCCGCTAGCAATTATTACAGTTGCAGGAGCACTAAATAAGCATAAAACCAAATGTTCGTGGGACTGTGCCCTTGAACAATTACATGGTGTAGTAACAATAATTATCCCTGAAGTGCTCACAGAGGTGTATAAACCTTTGAGGCTAAGCTATGATTACTTGCGAAGTAATGAAGCCAAGTGCCTCTTTTTGCTTTGTTCCTTGTTCGAGGAAAATAGTGATATCCATCCTGAAGAATTACTTAGATATGGAAGGGGGCTTCGCATCTTTCCGGAAATTGGAAATTTAGAACATGCAAGAAATATGGTGTGTTATCTGTTAGAAACATTTAAAGATGGTTTCTTGTTATCCCAAGGTACATACAAAAACTGTCAAAATGCATGA